The Acidobacteriota bacterium genome includes a region encoding these proteins:
- a CDS encoding glycosyltransferase family A protein produces MSDTLTASVVITTKNRRDELRAALRSAVEQTATPEVLVIDDGSSDGTPEMVTAEFPGVRLVRHDDSLGYIVRRNEGARLATGAIVCSIDDDAAFSTPDVVRQALGDFASERIAAVAIPYIDIHTDPRVCQAAPDAQTVYVTDRYKGTAYAVRRDVFVRLGGYREHLFHQGEEGDFCIRLLAAGYVVRLGNAAPIHHAESPKRDFQRMDFYGVRNAVLFAWQNVPAPLVLIHLPVVVLRCLAHTWNPGRLRTRIAGVLTGIRLFASVPREPVPAWTYRLWRALAKGPQPLSRLRRWPADA; encoded by the coding sequence GTGAGCGACACGCTGACGGCCAGCGTGGTCATCACCACGAAGAACCGCCGCGACGAGTTGCGAGCGGCATTGCGCTCGGCCGTCGAGCAGACCGCCACCCCAGAGGTGCTCGTCATCGACGACGGGTCGTCCGACGGCACGCCCGAGATGGTCACGGCCGAATTCCCTGGTGTCCGTCTCGTTCGCCACGACGACTCCCTCGGCTACATCGTCCGGCGCAATGAAGGCGCCCGCCTCGCCACGGGCGCCATCGTGTGTTCGATCGACGACGATGCGGCGTTCTCGACGCCCGACGTTGTCCGGCAGGCGCTGGGCGATTTTGCTTCCGAGCGTATCGCCGCCGTGGCCATTCCCTACATCGACATTCACACGGACCCGCGCGTCTGCCAAGCGGCGCCGGATGCGCAGACGGTCTACGTGACTGACCGGTACAAGGGCACGGCGTACGCCGTCCGCCGCGACGTGTTTGTTCGGCTGGGTGGCTACCGCGAGCACCTGTTTCATCAGGGCGAAGAGGGCGACTTCTGCATCCGCCTGCTCGCCGCTGGCTATGTGGTGCGGCTCGGTAACGCCGCGCCCATTCATCACGCCGAGTCGCCGAAGCGGGACTTTCAGCGGATGGATTTCTACGGGGTACGCAACGCCGTCCTGTTCGCCTGGCAGAACGTTCCGGCGCCGCTCGTGCTGATCCACCTGCCGGTGGTGGTGCTGCGGTGCCTCGCGCACACGTGGAACCCCGGTCGGCTGAGGACGCGCATCGCCGGCGTGCTCACCGGCATTCGGCTGTTCGCCTCGGTGCCCCGCGAGCCGGTGCCTGCGTGGACCTACCGGTTGTGGCGCGCCCTGGCGAAGGGGCCGCAGCCGCTGTCGCGCCTCCGCCGGTGGCCGGCTGACGCGTGA